A part of Trueperaceae bacterium genomic DNA contains:
- a CDS encoding TraB/GumN family protein: MSDELPAAESAAAGDRAEGAPPYDLAELAGDQPVAVVERGGVRYTLLGTAHVSKSSAATVTRLVESGRFDAVAIELDAGRYRSLSDPDAYSKMDLFKVLREGKAGMLAVNLALSAFQQRMAEQFGVEPGAEMKAAMQAAKAANLPLLLIDRDIGVTLRRVYANVPWWQRLTLFGGLLASAFSNEKITEEEVEALKEGDLLESTFNEFASKSERIYVPLIKERDDYMVARLVQQAAGHREVLAVMGAGHLKGVAAGLAAEGQDVRTTTSKLEQVPPPSKVVKALPWAIVALIVLGFVIGFLRSPDIGLRLLTDWTLIHMVLSAVGALAALAHPLTVIVAAVASPFTALNPLIGVGFVAAGTELSLRRPSVGDFQALRHDVTTWRGWWRNRAARVLLVFILTTVGSASGTYIAGFRIFGRLFGGG, from the coding sequence ATGAGCGATGAGCTTCCCGCGGCCGAGAGCGCCGCTGCAGGAGATCGGGCCGAAGGGGCGCCCCCATACGACCTCGCGGAGTTGGCCGGCGATCAACCCGTCGCCGTAGTGGAGCGCGGCGGGGTGCGTTACACGCTCCTCGGCACCGCGCACGTCTCGAAGTCGAGCGCCGCCACCGTCACTCGCCTGGTCGAGAGCGGACGCTTCGACGCCGTGGCGATCGAGCTGGACGCGGGCCGTTACCGCTCGCTTTCCGACCCGGACGCCTACTCGAAGATGGACCTCTTCAAGGTCCTGCGCGAGGGCAAGGCCGGCATGCTGGCCGTCAACCTGGCCCTGTCTGCCTTCCAGCAGCGCATGGCCGAGCAGTTCGGCGTGGAGCCGGGTGCCGAGATGAAGGCAGCCATGCAGGCCGCGAAGGCCGCCAACCTCCCCCTGCTCCTCATCGATCGCGACATCGGCGTGACGCTGAGGCGCGTCTACGCGAACGTCCCATGGTGGCAGCGCCTGACCCTCTTCGGCGGCCTGCTCGCCTCCGCCTTCAGCAACGAGAAGATCACCGAGGAGGAGGTCGAGGCCCTCAAGGAAGGCGACCTGCTCGAGTCGACCTTCAACGAGTTCGCCAGCAAGAGCGAGCGCATCTACGTACCCTTGATCAAGGAGCGCGACGACTACATGGTCGCGCGGCTCGTCCAGCAGGCGGCCGGTCACCGCGAGGTCTTGGCCGTGATGGGCGCCGGTCACCTCAAGGGGGTGGCGGCCGGGCTCGCGGCCGAGGGCCAGGACGTCCGCACGACCACGAGCAAGCTGGAGCAGGTGCCTCCGCCGAGCAAGGTCGTCAAGGCCCTCCCCTGGGCCATCGTCGCGCTCATCGTCCTGGGCTTCGTCATCGGCTTCCTGCGCAGCCCGGACATCGGCCTACGGCTCCTGACCGACTGGACGTTGATCCACATGGTCCTCAGCGCCGTCGGCGCCCTCGCGGCCCTCGCCCACCCCCTCACCGTGATCGTGGCGGCCGTCGCGTCGCCGTTCACGGCCCTCAACCCGTTGATCGGCGTCGGCTTCGTGGCCGCGGGCACGGAGCTGTCGCTGAGGCGCCCGAGCGTCGGCGACTTCCAGGCGCTGCGGCACGACGTGACCACGTGGCGCGGCTGGTGGCGCAACCGCGCCGCCCGGGTCCTGCTCGTGTTCATCCTGACGACCGTCGGGTCGGCCAGCGGCACCTACATCGCGGGCTTCCGGATCTTCGGCCGCCTCTTCGGCGGCGGCTGA